The genomic segment CGGGCCGAGCAGGTCCCCGGCGGCTCCCGTTCCGCCCGACGCGATGGAGGGGGCGGCGTCCCGCGCGGTGGAGGCCGAGGTCGCCGGGCCGGAGCCGCGGGTGGCGGGGCCGTGTTCCCAGCCCACCACCGTGTCCATGGTGACGAGTGCGCCGACCGCCGGTTCGGCCGACACGACGGTGAGCAGCGTGCTGGTCCAGGCGTACCCGACGGAACTGGCGAGACTGCGCCGCGCGGCCTCGATCAGGCCGCGCACGGCGGCGTCCGGCAACACGTCCTGCGGCAGCAGCGAGACGTCGTCCCCGGCGGTGACCATCTTGCCGAGCAGCGCGAGCCGCAGCATCTCCGGCGGGACCGCGGCGACCACCGCAGCCGGGCCGGACAGGGTGAGCCGGCGTGCCGGGGTCGCCGGTAGCGGGCTCACCGTGACCTGGCCGCCGGCCCGCAGGCCGAGGTTGCCCAGGAGCAGGTCGTCGGCGTGCAGCAGGGCGCCGCTGGTGCTCGCCTCGGCGGCGGCCGCGATGCCGGCGGTGACGCGCCGGCCGGTGAGGCGTACCGGGTCGCCGGGGCGCAGCGCCAGCGCGGTGAGCACCTCGGGGTGCAGGCGCACCACGCCGCGACGGGCGTCGAGCGCGGCCGGCCGCAGCGTCGCGGTCAGGGTCAGGTCGGGTTCGGCCACCCGCCGACAGTAGCCGCCCCGATCATCGGGTGCCGGGTCAGCGCGGGCCCGGGTCGTCCAGCAGCGAGGGGTCGCGGCGGATCATCTCGGCCAGCCGGGCCGCCGGGTCGGTCTCCAGCGGGTCGTGGCCGGGTGCGGGCACCGTCTTCACCGACATGGGCCACGCGGGCGGCGGCGCGGGCGGTGCCGCCGCGCCCACCGTCACGGCCGCGCCGGACCAGGAGACCCGCAGCGGGTACGCCTGCTCGCCCAGTTCCACGCGCAGCGTCACGGCGAGCCCGGGGTGGTCGGCCACCACCCGCCGGACCGCCTCGGCGACCTCCTCGACCGGGTCGCGCCGCACCGGCGCCTCACCACCGCGCAGCCGGTACGCGCCGTGCCCCGCCCGCCCGTCGGCCGGCTCGTCCGCCGCCTCCGCGGGCACGTCCCGCTCGGGCGTCCCGCCCGGCTCGCCGGGCATCGGCGCCCGGCGGCGCAGCGCCTCCTCGCGCCGTGCCATCCGGGCCAGTGTCTCGTCCAGATCACCTCTCATGGCGTCCACCCCTTCGCCAGACAACGGATCGAAACGACTGCCAGTTCTCAGCCTGCCCGGGATCGGGTGGCCCGGTCCAGCGCGCGGTCCAGGACGACGAGCAGGGCGTCCCGCACCGAGAGGCGGTCCCGGGCGTCGAACTGCACCAGCGGTACGTGCTCGGCGATCGCCAGCGCCCAGCGGATCGACGGCAGGTCCAGGGCCAGCCGGCCGTCGAAGGCGTTGACGCCCACCGCGAACGGCAGCCCGGACCGCTCGAAGAAGTCGATCGCCGGGTAGCAGTCGTCGAGCCGGGCGCTGTCCACCACCACGAGCGCGCCGAGCGCGCCCCGGGCCAGGTCGTCCCACATGAACCCGAAGCGCGCCTGGCCCGGCGTACCGAAGAGGTAGAGCTTCAGGCTGCGGTCGATGGTCACGCAGCCGAAGTCCATGGCCACGGTGGTGGTGGTCTTCCCGTCGACCCCGCCCGGGTCGTCGATGCCGATGCCGGCGGTGGTCATCTCCGCCTCGGTGGTCAGCGGCGCGATCTCGGAGATCGCGCCGACGGTGGTGGTCTTGCCGACCCCGAAGCCGCCGGCGATGAGGATCTTGACCGGGATCGGCGGCCGGGGCGCCGGCACCCGGCTGACGATCGGAGCCGGTTCGGCCGGCGGCGCGCCGGGCGGCAGGTACGGCAGCGGCGGGGTGGGCGGGGGCGGCGTGGCCCGGCCGATGAGCGGCGCCGGGCCGCCGTAGCGGCTCGGGGCGCTGTTCGCGGCCGGACCGCCCGTGGCGGCCGCCGGCCATTCAGGAGATCGCACGAAGTCCATCAATCACTCGCAGGATGATGTCGGGATCGAGGGCGTCGTCGACGTCCGCGACGTGCACGTCGAGATGGCCGGCGGCCCGGAGGTCGCCGACCAGCACCCGGGTCACCCCGAAGTGCATCCGGGTCCGGGCGGAGATCTCGGCCACCGAGACAGGCTCGGCGCAGATCGCGACGATCGCCGCCAGTTCCGGGGCCAACCGGGCGGTCACCGCCCACGATGTGCTGCCCGGACGAGCGGTGACCTGGGTCTCCAGGCCGATCGCCGGGTCGCCGTCCACCCGTCCGGAGGTCAGCACGAAGGGGCGTGGGCCGGTCGGCTCCCCGTCGCCCGCGTCCGGCTCCGGCGCCGGAGCGGACGCGTTCAGGAAGGGGCGGATCCGGACGCCGGGCTCCGGCTCCGGGTCCGCGCCGGCGGCCCCTGGGATCATTGCTGTACGGCGTTCTTCAGTTCGGCTATCAGGCGCGGACTCAGGGCACCGCCGGCGCGGCCGGCGAACAGCGTCATCTCGTACGCCACGGTGCCCAGGTTCGCCGTGCGGTCGGCGACGACGCCGAGTACCGAGCCGCTGCTGATCGCGCTGATCAGCAGGTATCCCTCGGCCATGTCGACGATCACCCGGTTGAGCGCGCCTAGTGCGTACCAGCTCGCGGCACCGCCGGCGAGGCTCGTCATGCCGGAGACCACCGCGGCGAGTCGTTCCGCGTTGGACCGGTCCTTGATCGCGGACATGGCCATCAGCAGCCCGTCCGAGGAGACCGCGATCGCCTCCATCACCCCGGCGGTGCTGGAGGTGAACGAGTCGAGCAGCCAGTTGAAGGTGCGTGCCTCGGGACTGAGGTCCCCTGTGGTGCTCTGTTCGACGTTCTCGTGGAGGAAGGGGCTGGTCACCGTGATGGGTCCTCTTCGTAGCGGCGGTCGGTACTGACTTCGCGCAGAGCACGGGCGACGCCCGCCTCGAACTCGCTGATCCGGTTGCGGACCTCGACGGGGTCGCCGGGGTCGGAACTGGTGGGTGGCACGGACTGGGTCGGTGCCACGGACAGGTTCGCGCCCGGCACTCGGCGGCTGAGCCGGGGCCGTTCCGCCGCCGGGGGCGTGGGATCGACCGCGCCCTCGGCCCGTCGTACGCCGTCCTGGAACGCCTCGACCAGTGCTCGGACGCTCGACGGATCCGCCGGTACGCCGATCAGCGGCCCGCCGGTGGCCGGTCCGGCCGGACCGGCGGGTGGGGCAGGTGGAGCAGGTGGGGCGGCCGGCAGGTTCGCGCCGGGTACCCGTTGCCGGATCGGCGACCGGGTACCGGGCCGGCCGGCGGGCGGGCCGACCGGGTTGGGTCCGGTCGGCGCCGGCACGGCGGCCGGCCCGGCCGGTGCGGGCGGGCGGGCGGCACCGGGCGGCGGCGCGAGCGCCGGACGGTGCTGCGGCGCGACCCCCGGACCGTGCTGCGGTGCGAGCGCCGGACGGGTGGCCGGCGGTGACAGGGTCGGGCCGGTCGCCGGCCCGGCGGCCGGGGGAGCGGCCGGGGCCGGGCCGGCGACCGGGGTCGGCGGGGCGAGGTGCGCGGGACGCGCCGGCGGTACGGCCGACGGCGGCCAGGCCGGCGGCGGACCGCCCGCGCTCGGGCCGTGGTCCTCGGCGGGCTCCGCGGTGTCGGCCTGGTTGCCGAAGGCGTTCCACGGGTCGCCGCTGGACATGCTGCGGGTGGCCCGGCTGAGCAGTTCGGCGTCGAAGCCGGTCGGCGCCTCGGCGGCCGGTGGCTCCGGGGCGTGGGTGCCGGGCACGGCGGCCCGGCCGGCGCCGACGCCGACCGGCTCGGGCCGGCGGATCACGAGCGAGGCGCCCGGGATCTCCAGGGCCGCGGTGACGCCGCCACCAGGGGTGTGGCTGAGCCGGACGCTCCAGCCGTGCCGGCGGGCCAGCCGGCCGACCACGAACAGGCCGAGTACCTCGGTCGGGGCGAGGTCGAGGCGTTCCCGCCGGGTGAACCGGGCGTTCTCCTCGGCCATCCGGTCCCCGGTCAGGCCGATGCCGTGGTCGACCACGACCAGCCGGGCTCCGCCGTCGGTCAGCTCACCGGTCACCACCACGCGAGTGTGCGGCGGCGAGAACGAGGTGGCGTTCTCCATCAGCTCGGCGAGCGTCAGCACCAGGTCGCCGGCGATGGCGGGGGCCGCCGCCACGCCGGGCGGGACCTCCACGTCGACGCGGGTGTAGTCCTCGATCTCACCGAGCGCGAGCCGGACCACGTCGGCCAGCGGGACCGGCGCCACGTGACCGTCCGAGCCGGTGGCGCCGGAGAGCACCACCAGGCTGCCCGCGTTGCGGCGCAACCGGCTGGAGATGTGGTCCAGCCGGTAGAGGTGCTCCAGGCGGCCCGGGTCGGTCTCCTGCCGTTCCAGCCGGTCGATGAGCGCGATCTGGCGGCCGACCAGGTTCTGCGTACGCCGGCCGACGTGGCCGAACATCTGCGCCACGTTGCGCCGCCCGGCGACCTGCCGCTCGACCAGGCGGGCGGCGGTGTGCTGCACCCGGTCGAACGCGCGGGCCAGCTCGCCGATCTCGTCCCGGGCGCTGACCTCCACCGGGTCGAGGCGTACCGGGGGGACCGTTTCGGACTCGTCGTCGGCGACCCGGGTCAGCTCGGCCTCGGTGACCCGGGCGACCCGCTCGGCGGAGCGGGTCAGCCGGCTCAGCGGCCGGGCGACCGTCCGCGCCACAGTCATGCTCAGCAGCACCACGACGAGCAGGATGGCCGCCGCCGCCAGGCTGACCAGCCAGGCCGCGGTCAGGGCCTCCCGTTCCCGGGCGCGGGTCTCCGCGATGACGTCCGCGACGACCTTCTTCTCCACGAACTGGCCCAGCGTGATCATCGACCGGGCCGAGGGGAACAGCACGTCCAGCGGCACCGGCGCGATCGCTCCGACCGGGTCCCGGAGGCTGTCCACCAGGAACGTCGGGCTGGTCCGGGCGGCCACCGCCGCGTCGTCCAGCTCGGCCACCTTCAGCTGCTCGGGCGTGATCAGCTTGCGGAACCGCCGGTTGTCGACGTTGAGCCCCGCCATGCACGCCACGAACGACCGCGCCACCAGCGGATCGCCCGTCGCCTTGACCAGCACGATCTGGGTGGTGCACGAGCTCAGTGCCTCGTCGACGCGCAGCAGCGCGTCCAGGGCGAGCACCTGCCGTCCGGCCGCGGTGTCGGTGTCCACCTGGAAGGGCAGCCGCAACGCGTCGATCAGGGCGGTGTCGACCTCGCCGAACACGGTCAGGATCTGCTGCGGCGTGGCCCGGCCGGCGAGCGTGGCGTTCCGGACGTCCTCCAGCCGGCGTACCCCGTCGAGGCTCTCCCGGACCGGCGCGGGCAGCGACTCGGCGCGTAGGTCGGCGACCCGGTCGTCGACGGTGGCCGACTTCTGGATCAGCTCGGTGCGGCTCACCCGCCCGAGCAGCAGACCGACCGAGAGCAGGCGTTCCTGCTGCATGTCCTGGACCAGGCTGCCGACCCGGCTGGCGATGCGGACGGTCTCGGCGGTGTCGGCGGCCCGCTGGGCCGTGGACACCCGGTCGATGACGACCGGTACGGCCAGCCCGACCATGCTGAGCAGGGGGATGATCACCAGCAGGGCGAGCTTGCCCCGGATGCGTAACTTACCGAGCAGCATCGAACGGCCTCCACCGATCGGCGTCGCCACCGTGTCCCACCGCGACCGGCTGGCGGTCGGCGTCGGACGCGGCGGGCGGCGGGGCGGCGTGGACGGTCGGCGCCGGTCCGGCAGCGGCCGGCTCCCGTCCGGTCGGTGCGGTGCCCCGGGACCGGTCCCGGCGCGCCGCGACCACATGCAGCGCCACGATCCCGGCGATCAGCGCCACCGCCGCCCCGGCGGCGATCCGGCCGAGCAGCCGGTCCCGCTCGAGGGCCTCGAGCCGTTCTCTCAGCAGCTTGTCGAGCTGGTCGAGGATGACGGTGCGGAGCTGCTTGGCGGCGTTCTGCGCGCTGAGCCCGGCGCGGGTGAGCTGGTCGGTGCCCGGGGCGGACCGGCCGGCGCCGGGCGCCGAGTAGACCGAGAACGTCTCGAGTGAACGCTGGTAGGTGTCCAGCGGGGTGAGCACGTTGGCGCCCAGTTCGGTGCTCTCCGAGTTGTCCACCGCCGACCGCAGGTCCGCGACCAGGTCGGTGGCGGGGCCGAGCGCGGCGACCCGCAGTTCGGCCAGCTCCGCGCCCGTCCGCGCGCGGTCGGCGGCGGGGCGCTTGGCGGACAGCCGGGCCAGGTCGACGAGGCGGCCGGCCAGCACCGTCGCGGTGGGCAGGTCCCCACCGATGCCGTCCTGGAGGAAGAACGAGTCGGAGCGGGGGTCGCGGATCAGGCCGGAACTCTCCCGCACCTTGCGGTAGAGCGCCAGGAGCAGGTCGGACGCCTCGCCGTAGGCCCGGTACGCCGACTCGGCGTCACCGAACCCGCGGTCCGGCAGCGCCTCCAGCTTGGCCCGCAGCCCGGCCCAGCGCTCGTGGGTGCGCAGTTCGTCGCCGACGGCGCTGTCCACCGCCGCGACGCCCTCGATGGCGGTGGCGAGCGAGGCCCGGGAGACGGCCCCCTCGGCGACGGCGATGGCCTGGGCCTCCACCAGGGAGTCGGTGATCGGCCCGAGGGCCCGCAGGTAGCGGACGCCGAGGCGTTCCCGGCTCACCAGGTCGTGGTCGTCGGCGTAGTCGCGTTCGGCCTGGACGAAGATCAGCCCGAGCGGGGCCAGCAACGCCAGCACCAGAACCAGGGCGAGCGTACGGCCCGGTACGGCGGGCCGCCGACGGACCCGCGGCGCGGGGACTGTCATGGTGTGTCTCCTCCGGCGACGGCGGGGCGATCGGTGCCCCGGGAGGTCGCCGTACGCAGTCCCGTGCACCGGACCGGAAAAGTAGCCGAACCGGACGCGGGTGAGACCTCGGCCGATGAGTCGGCTTCACGTCAGTCCATTTTGGGTGACCGTGTGTCAGGGCGAAAGGTACGTAGCGTGTGATCGTGTTGCCGAGAAATGACATCGACGATGGTTTGCGCCCTAGATGTGAATTCACATGATCCGAATTCGCCGCGCTGGGATGCTCTGGACCTTTGGCGGATGACGCACGCTACGCGACGAACGGTGCAACCGGACAGACGTACGGCGGATCTCAGCGAATGCTCAGCCGCCGGCCCGTACCGTGTGCGCATGAGATCAACCGCCGCGCGGCTCCGGCGCGCCCTGGCCGGCCGTCCGCGCCGCACCGTCGCCGCCGTGGTGGTGGTCGTCCTCGTCGCCGCCGCGCTGGTCTGGGCGGCCCGGCCGCAGGGCTCGGACTTCCGGACCGAGTCGGCGCTGGTGACCGTACGCTCCGGCCCTTCCGGGGACGAGCCGGTGGACCTGGACACCACGCTCTACCTGCCGGAGGGCGCCTCGTCGTCGAACCGGGTGCCGGCGGTGCTGCTGGCGCACGGCTTCGGCGGGACCAAGGACTCGGTCCGCTCCGACGCCGAGGACCTGGTGGCCCGCGGGTACGCGGTGCTCACCTGGACCGCCCGCGGCTTCGGGCGCAGCGGCGGCCAGATCCACCTGGACAACCCCGACTACGAGGTGCGGGACGCGCAGCGCCTGCTCGACCGGCTGGCGCAGCGGCCGGACATCCGCCTCGACGCGGCCGGCGACCCTCGGGTCGGTGTGGTCGGTGGCTCGTACGGCGGCGGCCTGGCGCTGCTGCTGGCCGCGCGGGACCAGCGGGTCGACGCGATCGTCCCGATGATCACCTGGAACGACCTGTCCCGCGCCTTCCTGCCGGAGAGCACCGGCCGGCAGCCCACCGACGGCGTGTTCAAGAAGGGCTGGGCCGGCATCTTCTTCGGTGGCGGCGGCAACGCCGGCTCCGGTCCGGCCGGGCTCTCCGGGGCCACCGCCGCCGCGCCGGAGGGCGCGCCCGAGTCCGCCGGTCCGCCGAGCCCGCAGCCGGGCGCCGGCCCGGGCACCGGCTCCGGTCGCGCGCCGGCCGGCGCCGCCGACCCGTCCTGCGGCCGCTTCGCCGCCGACGTCT from the Micromonospora sp. WMMA1947 genome contains:
- a CDS encoding ATP/GTP-binding protein, whose amino-acid sequence is MDFVRSPEWPAAATGGPAANSAPSRYGGPAPLIGRATPPPPTPPLPYLPPGAPPAEPAPIVSRVPAPRPPIPVKILIAGGFGVGKTTTVGAISEIAPLTTEAEMTTAGIGIDDPGGVDGKTTTTVAMDFGCVTIDRSLKLYLFGTPGQARFGFMWDDLARGALGALVVVDSARLDDCYPAIDFFERSGLPFAVGVNAFDGRLALDLPSIRWALAIAEHVPLVQFDARDRLSVRDALLVVLDRALDRATRSRAG
- a CDS encoding DUF742 domain-containing protein produces the protein MIPGAAGADPEPEPGVRIRPFLNASAPAPEPDAGDGEPTGPRPFVLTSGRVDGDPAIGLETQVTARPGSTSWAVTARLAPELAAIVAICAEPVSVAEISARTRMHFGVTRVLVGDLRAAGHLDVHVADVDDALDPDIILRVIDGLRAIS
- a CDS encoding roadblock/LC7 domain-containing protein, with product MTSPFLHENVEQSTTGDLSPEARTFNWLLDSFTSSTAGVMEAIAVSSDGLLMAMSAIKDRSNAERLAAVVSGMTSLAGGAASWYALGALNRVIVDMAEGYLLISAISSGSVLGVVADRTANLGTVAYEMTLFAGRAGGALSPRLIAELKNAVQQ
- a CDS encoding nitrate- and nitrite sensing domain-containing protein, with the translated sequence MLLGKLRIRGKLALLVIIPLLSMVGLAVPVVIDRVSTAQRAADTAETVRIASRVGSLVQDMQQERLLSVGLLLGRVSRTELIQKSATVDDRVADLRAESLPAPVRESLDGVRRLEDVRNATLAGRATPQQILTVFGEVDTALIDALRLPFQVDTDTAAGRQVLALDALLRVDEALSSCTTQIVLVKATGDPLVARSFVACMAGLNVDNRRFRKLITPEQLKVAELDDAAVAARTSPTFLVDSLRDPVGAIAPVPLDVLFPSARSMITLGQFVEKKVVADVIAETRAREREALTAAWLVSLAAAAILLVVVLLSMTVARTVARPLSRLTRSAERVARVTEAELTRVADDESETVPPVRLDPVEVSARDEIGELARAFDRVQHTAARLVERQVAGRRNVAQMFGHVGRRTQNLVGRQIALIDRLERQETDPGRLEHLYRLDHISSRLRRNAGSLVVLSGATGSDGHVAPVPLADVVRLALGEIEDYTRVDVEVPPGVAAAPAIAGDLVLTLAELMENATSFSPPHTRVVVTGELTDGGARLVVVDHGIGLTGDRMAEENARFTRRERLDLAPTEVLGLFVVGRLARRHGWSVRLSHTPGGGVTAALEIPGASLVIRRPEPVGVGAGRAAVPGTHAPEPPAAEAPTGFDAELLSRATRSMSSGDPWNAFGNQADTAEPAEDHGPSAGGPPPAWPPSAVPPARPAHLAPPTPVAGPAPAAPPAAGPATGPTLSPPATRPALAPQHGPGVAPQHRPALAPPPGAARPPAPAGPAAVPAPTGPNPVGPPAGRPGTRSPIRQRVPGANLPAAPPAPPAPPAGPAGPATGGPLIGVPADPSSVRALVEAFQDGVRRAEGAVDPTPPAAERPRLSRRVPGANLSVAPTQSVPPTSSDPGDPVEVRNRISEFEAGVARALREVSTDRRYEEDPSR